TCCCCATGCCGACCATGATATGGTAACTCTGAAATACAATATTGACCGGCGGGCGATCTTCTTTCGGAAATGCTTTCAGGCCCGTGATCGGTGTTGCCGGATCGAAATCGACCATAAAACTCAGTAACCCGGGAATTTGCAGGCCGATGGTTTCTTCTTTTTCTTCATCGACCCAGCCGAAAAGATACATCCCTGCCGGGGCGCTGGCCGGGTAATGTCCCTCGAAGGCGGCCAGCTTGGCCGGCTGCGTTTGCATAACGGTCTGAGCGCTGCTGTGGCCGGTGACCAGTTGCATTACCGATGCGAACACCGCCACTATCAGGGCGATGCGCATCGATCCAATCGCGAACTCCCGATGCTTTTTCTTTAACAGGTAAAAGGCCGACACGCTCAAAACAAAAAATGCCGCCGCCTGCCATGCCCCCATATACACATGTGATATCCGGTCAAGGAATGACGGATTGAATACCACCGCCCAGAAATCGACGATCTCCGCCCTCAGGCCGTCCCCGAATTGCACTATATGGTGTCCCGCCGGTGTTTGCTGCCATGAGTTGGCCACGACTATCCAGATTGCCGAAAGATGGGCCCCGAAGGCAACCAGGATGGTTGCGATGAAATGCGTCCTGGGTTTGACCTTGTCCCAGCCGAATAATAAAATGGCGAGAAATCCGGATTCGAGAAAAAAGGCAAAAACTCCCTCGGCGGCCAGAGCCGAACCGAAAACATCGCCGACAAAGCGCGAATAAGTGGCCCAGTTGGTTCCGAATTGAAATTCCATGACGATTCCGGTCGCAACGCCAAGAGCGAATATCAACCCGAATATTTTCACCCAGAACCGGGTCATGCGGTGATACATCATGTTTTTCGTTTTCATATACATTCCCTCCATGATAACCAGGATCAGGCCGAGCCCGATACTCAATGGGGGAAAGAGGTAATGAAAAGCGATCGTCACGCCGAACTGGACTCTTGATAGTATCTCCAAATCCATAATGATAATTTCTCCGCCTTGTGTTACTATGATAAAATTAACTTAGCTTGAGAGCGAAAACACCCCATGCATTTCAAATGCTGTTGTGTCATGATTATGATTTTTTGAAGTCGATGTCAAGTATTTTTGATTATTGATTGGGCCGGTGGTTTTTCGAATTCGGCAATTGCCGCCGGAATCACGAATTTTATCTTACCGAAATGGCGATCACGAAATAGACAACTGATCTGTATATTCCCCGAAATAAGTCGGAATAAGGGGATATTAAAGAGGTTTGCTTCAAATATTCCCTGGAAGGCGATGAAGGAAATTAATACTCATCCTCCTCGTCATCATAGTCATCATCCAGATCGTCGTCAAGATCATCCTCGATCAGTCCTGACAGTATTTCCTTGGAATCCTCTTCGTCCTCGACCCTGACTTTGAAATCGACCGCTCCCACGACCGGATTGAAACCCAGACGACCGACACTGAATAAATCCATGATTCCGTCGCCGCTGGCGTAAAATCTGATGTCGGCATCCTCAAGCAGGGATTTTGCAATCAGTATTTTGGCCTGGTCGCTGGTCGTATAGACCGTAACCATATCATAATAATCGGGAATGTCCTCGGTCGGCACTGAAGCCACCAGCTTATCGCCACATTCCGGGCATTTAACGACACCGTCTTTATACTCATATTTGCAACTCGGACAATACATAAAATTTCCTCCATATTCGGCTCTAATATATTGATAGGGATCGACATGTCAACAGCGAAATAAACATGAAAAAGGTAATATTTCCGTCAGGGTTCGAAAATTCGCAAAAAAAAGCCGGGTTTTGAACCCGGCCTCTAAATATGCTGTTTTACATTCTTTACTTTTCGGCTTTTTCCATTGAGGGAAGAATGACGGCATCGATTACATGAATGACGCCATTGCTGCACTCTATATCAGTCTGGACGACTCTGGCATTGTCGATCATGACATTCTTGTCATCTGATTTAATCGAAACTTCCTGGCCATTAAGGGTTTTGGCCGTCTTCAGCTTGGCTACGTCCGAGGACATTACCTTGCCGGAAACAATATGATAAGTAAGAATGGCGCTCAATTTCTCCTTGTCCTTGAGAAGAGCTTCGACAGTTCCCTTGGGAAGCATTTCAAAAGCGGCATCGGTCGGCGCGAAAACGGTGAATGGGCCCTCGCCGCTGAGAGCATCGACCAGGCCGGCCGTCTTGACGGCTGTCACAAGAGTATTAAACGACCCTGCGGCAACGGCGGTTTCGACAATATTCATTGCCTTCTTTTCAGGCATCTTTGTCTCGTACTGGCCCGCGAAACTGACCACGCTCATCGACAAAATAAATATTGCGGCTAAAGTGATGATTGTATGCTTCTTCATGATCTACTCCTTCTTTGTTTCTTTCTCTGTCCTGACAGTCCATGAGTGTAACGACTGTTCGACCATTGTTTTCTCTTTATGGTATCCTGCTGCAATTAAGCGTTGACAACGCCCCACCGGCGCTGAATGGCTCTAAGCTGGGTAATTTGAAACATGGCACTCAGGCCGACCAGAATATAAACCACCCGGCTGACCATACTCATATTGCCAAAAATAGTGGCGACAAGGTCGAAATTAAACAATCCAACCAGCCCCCAGTTCAAGCCGCCGATCACCAGCAGCATCGCGAAAATAACGTCAAATGATTTCATTTCATTCTCCTTTTTTTGTTTTCAGGTTTCATAAACAAGAACCAAATATGTATAATAAATGTTCCCATTATGTATAAATTATGTTGAGATAATGATTATTTATTACTGAAAAATTTATGTAATTTATTTGTATGAAATAGGTTAAGGAATCAAAAGAATTGACCGAGATAGATAACTAATGAGAATGTTTACGATTAATAGGGAACTTTTTGGTGAATTATTGGTTTAATTATTGACAAAAGTTGAACAAATAGTTTTTTATGGAATATAATGATGACCAAACATCCGATCAGAGTGGTAGCCAAAAAAACCGGTCTTTCCGCCGGTCTTATTAGAATTTGGGAAAGACGACACAATGCCGTAACCCCGCTCAGAACCGAAACCAATCGGAGGCTCTATTCCGATGAGGACATCGAACGGTTGATTCTTCTTGGGCGCGCTACCAAGGCGGGTGAAAGTATCAGTCAAATCGCAAAGCTTTCGACGGACGAACTGCGCAGATTAATAGGATCGGGGAGTGTTGCTGGCCTTCCCGGTTCGCAATCCGCCCACGTCGATCTTTCCATAAAATCCGGCTCGGAATATCGTGAGCTTTGTCTGGAAGCGGTTAATGACCTTGACGCCGAGCGTCTTGAATCGATGTTGCTAAAAGCATCAGTCGGCCTTAGCCAGCGTGCTTTACTCGAACAGGTTCTGGGTCCTTTGATGTCTTCCATCGGCGATCTCTGGCGCGAGGGTGAATTAAAAGTCGTGCATGAGCATCTGGCATCGGCGGTTGTTCGAACATTTCTGGGAAATATGTCGGGTGCCTTCTCGGCTCATGAATCGGCGCCGCTCGTCATAATAACGACACCTGTCGGGCAGTTGCATGAGTTCGGTGCCCTGATGGCCAATATAACCGCCGCCGCATCCGGTTGGAAGTCTCTCTATCTGGGGCCCAACATGCCGGCGGGTGACATTGCCAGCGCCGTTATTCACAACAATGCCAGGGCCGTTGTGCT
This portion of the candidate division Zixibacteria bacterium HGW-Zixibacteria-1 genome encodes:
- a CDS encoding transcriptional regulator, which gives rise to MMTKHPIRVVAKKTGLSAGLIRIWERRHNAVTPLRTETNRRLYSDEDIERLILLGRATKAGESISQIAKLSTDELRRLIGSGSVAGLPGSQSAHVDLSIKSGSEYRELCLEAVNDLDAERLESMLLKASVGLSQRALLEQVLGPLMSSIGDLWREGELKVVHEHLASAVVRTFLGNMSGAFSAHESAPLVIITTPVGQLHEFGALMANITAAASGWKSLYLGPNMPAGDIASAVIHNNARAVVLSVIYPADDPRVGNELEQLHNILGVRVQIIVGGRSAEGYRGIIEKIGAVLVKDLSSLQFRLDSIRSVNAA
- a CDS encoding DUF378 domain-containing protein, yielding MKSFDVIFAMLLVIGGLNWGLVGLFNFDLVATIFGNMSMVSRVVYILVGLSAMFQITQLRAIQRRWGVVNA
- a CDS encoding Nex18 symbiotically induced protein; its protein translation is MKKHTIITLAAIFILSMSVVSFAGQYETKMPEKKAMNIVETAVAAGSFNTLVTAVKTAGLVDALSGEGPFTVFAPTDAAFEMLPKGTVEALLKDKEKLSAILTYHIVSGKVMSSDVAKLKTAKTLNGQEVSIKSDDKNVMIDNARVVQTDIECSNGVIHVIDAVILPSMEKAEK
- a CDS encoding cytochrome ubiquinol oxidase subunit I; this translates as MDLEILSRVQFGVTIAFHYLFPPLSIGLGLILVIMEGMYMKTKNMMYHRMTRFWVKIFGLIFALGVATGIVMEFQFGTNWATYSRFVGDVFGSALAAEGVFAFFLESGFLAILLFGWDKVKPRTHFIATILVAFGAHLSAIWIVVANSWQQTPAGHHIVQFGDGLRAEIVDFWAVVFNPSFLDRISHVYMGAWQAAAFFVLSVSAFYLLKKKHREFAIGSMRIALIVAVFASVMQLVTGHSSAQTVMQTQPAKLAAFEGHYPASAPAGMYLFGWVDEEKEETIGLQIPGLLSFMVDFDPATPITGLKAFPKEDRPPVNIVFQSYHIMVGMGMLLILLSLIGMLGWWRGFLFQKRWLLWVMVFSVLLPMAANQLGWFSAEVGRQPWIVYGLLRTSDALSQSVGSGQVIISLILFSLIYMLLFVLFIYLLNEKIQEGPEVESGSEGGARA